The Cognatishimia activa nucleotide sequence TGTGTATTTGTCGCCAACGTATTCCAATTGCCCCTCAACCGTGATCTGCGCGAACTCCCCGGTTTCGGGGATTTTGCGTTTCAGGATTACCTCTAAGACAGGCCCATAGCCCTCACCATTGCCGCAAAACGGACAGTCTTGAGGATCGTTCACTAATAGGAATGTATCGAAATAGGCCTGTGCCTGAGTAGGGACAACAAATCCCCTTACCGTCAGGGGCATGCCATCTTCGAGTGATGCAGGATATGTCTTTTTCCAAGTAAAATCAGACTGTTCCAGAGACATGGCCTGAGAGAACTCGTTCCAGATCATCTCTGGGGACTCGGCGTGGCCATGCGTTGACACGCCAAGGATAAGCGCGAAAAAACCGACAAAGATTTGCCAATTTAAATCTCGTTTGACCGACTGCACCAGATCCTATTCCTCTCAGAGCTTTGGTGTGATTTTCTCAGATGTACCGTTACATGCAAGTGCGCATGCAAAAACGCGCCGGAATGGCCGGCGCGTTGCGTTGTGTTGAAAAGGTCGAAACCGCTGCGCTTAGCTCGCGCGACGCTCTTCAAAGCTAAGGGCAATAAAGCTCGGCAGGTGATCACCCATGCCAATCACTGGCGCGTCATTGTCGCGACCACGTCCACCCCGTCCGCGAGAGCGGCTACGGTTGGATTTAGTGTCAGATTTCTCCGGCGTCGGCGCTGCTTCAGGCTTGTCTTCAACCTTGCTGCGGGCTTTGCGCTCCGCGGGCTTTACTGGGTTTTCGATCCGCGGGATTTCTTTCTGGATCAGTGATTCCACCGCGGCAAATTGCTTTTCATCACGCGGGGAGCAGATCATTACGGCCTTGCCGCTGCGCCCTGCGCGGCCCGTCCGGCCAATGCGGTGAACGTAGTCTTCGGCATGGCCCGGCACGTCGAAGTTGAAGACATGCGTCACATCAGGGATATCCAGACCACGCGCCGCAACATCGGAGGCGACAAGGAATTGCAGCTCACCATTGCGGAAGGCATCGAGGGTCTTCATGCGCTGGGACTGATCGAGATCGCCGTGAATTGGCGCTGCGTTCAGACCATATTTCTTCATCGACTTCGCACAGATATCGACATCGGTCTTACGGTTACAGAAGATGATCGCGTTGGTGCAGGCATCGCCTTCCAGTTTGATCAGCTCGCGCAGAACCTTGCGCTTTTCGCTGCCTTCGCGGTCACGGCGGGAGGCTTTGAACATGACAACACCTTGCTCGATGTTCTCAGAAGCTGTTGCTTGACGCGCAACTTCCACCCGAACAGGGGCGGAGAGGAAGGTGTTTGTGATGCGCTCAATCTCTGGCGCCATTGTGGCCGAGAAGAAAAGCGTTTGGCGTGTGAAAGGTGTGAGGCCGAAAATGCGTTCAATATCAGGGATAAAGCCCATATCGAGCATACGGTCGGCTTCATCGACAACCATGACTTTCACGTCAGACAGGATCAGTTTGCCACGCTCAAAATGGTCCAGAAGGCGACCCGGAGTGGCTATTAAGACGTCAACACCCTTGTCGATGATGGCTTCCTGTTCCTTGAAACTGACGCCGCCGATCAATAGCGCTTTGGTCAGTTTCAGGTGTTTGGTGTAAGCGTCGAAGTTTTCTGCCACCTGGGCTGCCAATTCACGCGTTGGGCACAAAACCAAGCTGCGCGGCATCCGGGCGCGGGCGCGGCCGCGGGCCAAAAGCGATATCATTGGTAGAGTGAAGCTAGCGGTTTTACCGGTGCCAGTTTGTGCGATCCCCAAAACGTCTTTGCCTTCTAGGGCCGGGGGGATTGCGCCTGCTTGAATGGGTGTTGGGCTTTCATAGCCCGCTTCTTCAACGGCTTTGAGAACTTTTTTGTTCAGATTCAGGTCTGCGAACTTTGTCATGTGTGTCCGTGGTTTACGGACAATTCGCGCCCGTAGCATCTGGGTGGATCGAGCCCGTATGGCCCCGCGTTACAACGCTGTTTTGATCCTTGGATGCCCCCATAAAGCATTCAGTATGATGCGTCAACGAAAGGTGATTTCAACTCGCGCGATGGGAGAAATTGTTCACAAATTAGAAACAAATTCAGGAAAAGTCAGGAAAGTGTTTTTCACATTTCGCTGTAAGATCAAGCTGATACTCGCGCAGATAGCCATGATCTGCCAGCACTTCGCGCAATCGAGGCGTTGCCCAACAGACTTCTTCATAGAAGGCACGCAGGTTTTCATTGCCTCCTTCGGTCAAGGCTGTGAACAACTGGTGGCGCTGCACGCGGCCAGAAGCTGGGTTCAAAGACTGTTCCAATTCAGCTCTGTAAGAGCCTCTCGACAATCGAAACTCCATGATCTTCAGCCATTTCTCCCAGCTCTGGATATGGGTGTGGCATAGTTCGATCGCCTCACTGGTCACATCCTCGACCTGCTGTTCTTTGTTTTCAAAGATGCGGTGAATGCCGAACTTAGCCTCCTGCATTCCAGTCCGGGCAAAGATTTTCCCAACGACGTGGCTGACAAAACCGCTTTTCAGAACGCCGCCAAACTGCGGATAGAACAGATGTTCCAGCTGTTTGCCCTTTGGCCCACCCGGCAGTTTGGCTTTGCAGTAGGTGAC carries:
- a CDS encoding DEAD/DEAH box helicase — translated: MTKFADLNLNKKVLKAVEEAGYESPTPIQAGAIPPALEGKDVLGIAQTGTGKTASFTLPMISLLARGRARARMPRSLVLCPTRELAAQVAENFDAYTKHLKLTKALLIGGVSFKEQEAIIDKGVDVLIATPGRLLDHFERGKLILSDVKVMVVDEADRMLDMGFIPDIERIFGLTPFTRQTLFFSATMAPEIERITNTFLSAPVRVEVARQATASENIEQGVVMFKASRRDREGSEKRKVLRELIKLEGDACTNAIIFCNRKTDVDICAKSMKKYGLNAAPIHGDLDQSQRMKTLDAFRNGELQFLVASDVAARGLDIPDVTHVFNFDVPGHAEDYVHRIGRTGRAGRSGKAVMICSPRDEKQFAAVESLIQKEIPRIENPVKPAERKARSKVEDKPEAAPTPEKSDTKSNRSRSRGRGGRGRDNDAPVIGMGDHLPSFIALSFEERRAS
- a CDS encoding glycosyltransferase family 2 protein, giving the protein MSRPTWGIVATIKAPTKDVLEFAAYHLDLGADDITIFLDDCNEATAEVLSKHPKIKCILTDQAHWEKTIGRRPVKHQVRQVRNASYYYRRAQHLDWVAHIDVDEFICAKESISDILADAAPDTRVLRMLPCESLGTDDRDDLDPSVTYCKAKLPGGPKGKQLEHLFYPQFGGVLKSGFVSHVVGKIFARTGMQEAKFGIHRIFENKEQQVEDVTSEAIELCHTHIQSWEKWLKIMEFRLSRGSYRAELEQSLNPASGRVQRHQLFTALTEGGNENLRAFYEEVCWATPRLREVLADHGYLREYQLDLTAKCEKHFPDFS